One genomic window of Polyangium aurulentum includes the following:
- a CDS encoding beta-propeller domain-containing protein: protein MRSLLKRNIATGTSWLGALLLLVGQGCAGGAGDGEDAAETKLPLKGQTSFATAEDLPYVYYDYGEEEEEEEEEEEEEEEEDDRELEEGDIYRVMGGGRLLNLNAYRGLQVVDFSNIAAPKIIGKLPVSGMPVEMYVDGNRAVVLLNEWYGYKADPGKLAVSDKRGGLVALVDLTDATAPKLIAQYNVPGRITTSRYANGSNKNSLYVAAIDNGYYTDAAGNWIYKNESVVKSFDVTTTAMTPKTDIQLGGNVTAIQGEKGTLLVARSTGDWWSNVTSAVSVVDISDVNGAMTLRDTVDIKGYVRSQFHMDFRKDQLRVFSGPQWGSWGQDSYLQTWNAADRDNLALIDTETFGTNERLYAAVFLDDRAFAVTYRNTDPLHSFSIDPNGVIEEESEFIISGYNNFLRPVLGNTRMIGIGINDQGSWTMAASLYDITNLTNPNPLIHRAEVGGNNDWNWSEAEWDHRAFKVMDNAVSVTAPTGETETGLILLPFAGGKYDWNTGDYQYRAAVQIFTYSATSLTKRGVMEHPDDVRRSFPLGDGTKNGANISDTVLAFHDQTDLDNPVKKSQIDLAPDYAQIIPFGAYRLRIRNPEGYYWWYNANVNAKAEVIAANVNADLAEPLATFELPLYGNHFKVGNMLVSASSQWSNGGYKTTVTTWDLTNPTSPQKKGQLVTTELPPSYYWGSSVQATDNALVFTQTKWNYNDLGAYHQCSAYTSGVNTWCSSNADGCTYYTGYRQCQTPDGAEEYCVGGYAKCTVHVGAATDCVPVAPSAVNEVKYCDVEAGTGYRYTNSYEFTIVDMSDPANPKIVPNKISFPLPDEAVSARTSGNTLFVTVKNPTSVPGDPRPYSKHYVKRVDLTNPSQPVIDNGINVPGYPIDVDDTKLVTRDRQWGGKWQEPALGYVQIKGNVAELHNYKQFEGRQVNSVVIDNHETAVLTTRSSWVYSYYNPKSMKIDVLTPQKKGTGLDLQSQTPLDNWMYLVGGADRRLFFQVQGGTLIVNMDDLTKPVAQAFFPVYSTPIIHNNDIITAGGRLGVFQIDKNASNLLTTD, encoded by the coding sequence ATGAGGTCTCTTCTCAAGAGGAATATTGCGACGGGCACATCGTGGCTCGGCGCGTTGCTTTTGCTGGTCGGGCAGGGATGCGCTGGCGGCGCGGGAGACGGCGAGGACGCGGCGGAGACCAAGCTGCCGCTCAAAGGTCAGACGTCGTTCGCGACCGCCGAGGATTTGCCGTACGTGTATTACGATTACGGCGAGGAAGAGGAAGAGGAGGAAGAGGAAGAAGAGGAGGAGGAGGAAGAGGACGATCGCGAGCTCGAGGAGGGCGACATCTACCGCGTGATGGGCGGCGGGCGCCTGTTGAACCTCAATGCCTACCGCGGCCTGCAGGTCGTCGATTTCAGCAACATCGCGGCCCCGAAGATCATCGGCAAGCTGCCGGTCTCGGGCATGCCGGTCGAGATGTACGTCGACGGCAACCGCGCGGTCGTGCTGCTGAACGAGTGGTATGGCTACAAGGCCGATCCCGGCAAGCTCGCGGTCTCGGACAAGCGGGGCGGGCTCGTGGCCCTGGTCGACCTCACGGACGCCACGGCGCCGAAGCTCATCGCGCAATACAACGTGCCGGGCCGTATCACGACGAGCCGCTATGCGAACGGCTCGAACAAGAACTCGCTCTACGTCGCGGCCATCGACAATGGCTATTACACGGACGCGGCGGGCAACTGGATTTACAAGAACGAGAGCGTGGTCAAGAGCTTCGACGTGACCACGACGGCGATGACGCCGAAGACCGACATCCAGCTCGGCGGCAACGTGACGGCGATCCAGGGCGAGAAGGGTACCCTGCTCGTGGCGCGCAGCACGGGCGACTGGTGGTCGAACGTCACCAGCGCGGTGTCGGTCGTCGACATCTCCGACGTCAACGGCGCCATGACGTTGCGCGATACGGTGGACATCAAGGGCTATGTCCGCTCGCAGTTCCACATGGACTTCCGCAAGGATCAGCTCCGGGTCTTCTCGGGCCCGCAATGGGGCAGCTGGGGCCAGGACAGCTATCTGCAGACGTGGAACGCGGCCGACAGGGACAACCTCGCGCTCATCGATACCGAGACGTTCGGCACCAACGAGCGGCTCTACGCGGCGGTCTTCCTCGACGACAGGGCGTTCGCGGTCACGTACCGCAACACCGACCCGCTCCATAGCTTCTCGATCGATCCGAACGGCGTCATCGAGGAGGAGAGCGAGTTCATCATCTCCGGGTACAATAACTTCCTGCGCCCGGTCCTCGGCAATACGCGCATGATCGGGATCGGCATCAACGATCAGGGGAGCTGGACGATGGCGGCCAGCCTCTACGACATCACGAACCTGACGAACCCGAATCCGCTCATCCATCGCGCCGAGGTGGGTGGGAACAACGACTGGAACTGGTCCGAGGCGGAGTGGGATCACCGCGCGTTCAAGGTCATGGACAATGCGGTGAGCGTGACGGCGCCGACGGGCGAGACGGAGACGGGCCTCATCCTGTTGCCGTTCGCCGGTGGGAAGTACGACTGGAATACGGGCGATTACCAATACCGCGCGGCGGTGCAGATCTTCACGTATTCGGCCACGTCGCTCACGAAGCGCGGGGTCATGGAGCACCCGGACGACGTGCGCCGCTCCTTCCCGCTCGGCGACGGCACGAAGAACGGGGCGAACATCTCCGACACGGTGCTCGCGTTCCACGATCAGACCGACCTCGACAATCCGGTGAAGAAGTCGCAGATCGACCTCGCGCCCGATTACGCGCAGATCATCCCGTTCGGCGCTTACCGCCTGCGCATTCGTAATCCCGAGGGGTATTACTGGTGGTACAACGCGAACGTGAACGCGAAGGCGGAGGTCATTGCCGCCAACGTGAACGCCGACCTGGCCGAGCCGCTGGCGACGTTCGAGCTCCCGCTCTACGGCAATCACTTCAAGGTCGGGAACATGCTGGTCAGCGCCAGCTCGCAGTGGAGCAATGGCGGCTACAAGACCACGGTCACCACGTGGGACCTCACGAACCCGACGAGCCCGCAGAAGAAGGGCCAGCTCGTCACCACCGAGCTGCCGCCGTCGTACTACTGGGGCTCCTCGGTCCAGGCGACCGACAATGCGCTCGTCTTCACGCAGACGAAATGGAATTACAATGACCTCGGCGCCTACCATCAGTGCAGCGCGTACACGAGCGGCGTGAATACCTGGTGCTCGAGCAACGCCGACGGCTGCACCTATTACACGGGCTACCGTCAGTGCCAGACGCCCGACGGCGCTGAGGAGTACTGCGTGGGCGGCTACGCCAAGTGCACGGTCCACGTCGGCGCCGCGACGGACTGCGTGCCCGTCGCCCCGAGCGCGGTCAACGAGGTGAAGTATTGCGACGTGGAAGCCGGCACGGGATACCGCTACACGAACTCGTACGAGTTCACGATCGTCGATATGTCGGACCCGGCGAACCCGAAGATCGTCCCGAACAAGATCTCGTTCCCGCTGCCGGACGAGGCCGTGAGCGCGCGGACGAGCGGCAACACGCTGTTCGTCACCGTGAAGAACCCGACCTCGGTTCCGGGTGACCCGCGGCCGTACTCGAAGCATTACGTGAAGCGCGTCGACCTGACGAATCCCTCGCAGCCCGTCATCGACAACGGCATCAACGTGCCGGGTTACCCCATCGACGTGGACGACACCAAGCTCGTCACGCGTGATCGCCAATGGGGCGGCAAGTGGCAGGAGCCGGCCCTCGGGTACGTCCAGATCAAGGGGAACGTCGCCGAGCTCCACAATTACAAGCAGTTCGAGGGGCGCCAGGTCAACTCGGTCGTCATCGACAATCACGAGACCGCGGTCCTCACCACCCGGTCGAGCTGGGTGTATTCGTACTACAACCCGAAGAGCATGAAGATCGACGTCCTGACGCCGCAGAAGAAGGGCACGGGCCTCGATCTGCAGTCGCAGACGCCGCTCGACAACTGGATGTACCTCGTCGGGGGCGCCGATCGCCGCCTGTTCTTCCAGGTCCAGGGCGGCACGCTGATCGTCAACATGGACGACCTCACGAAGCCGGTCGCGCAGGCCTTCTTCCCGGTCTACTCGACGCCCATCATCCATAACAACGACATCATCACGGCCGGCGGGCGGCTCGGCGTGTTCCAAATCGACAAGAACGCGTCGAACCTGCTCACCACCGACTGA